The Natator depressus isolate rNatDep1 chromosome 25, rNatDep2.hap1, whole genome shotgun sequence genome includes the window CACAAATTTTCAGCTGTCTCAAAGAGCCAGTGCCCTGGAGACACCTCACTGGGCTCACAAGCATCTTCATCCCAAGCAGCAAAATCAGGACGAGAGACTGCCTTTGTTTTAAAAGCAGGCAATGCTCTCCTGGTGCCAGAAGACTGCTGCTCCTCTCTCACTGCCTTCAGACAGGGTACCGCAGTATTTAACAAGGTGGACTTCTGGAGAAGGAGGGGGCTGAACAGTGAAAAAACAAGCCCTCCCTCTTCTCACTGATGAAGATACGACTTGTAATTATGCCCACTGGAATTCTTGGGAGTTCCTTAAAGAAGGCAGAACGTCCTGTTAAGAGTGTAAAAAACATGTGACCAGACTGTACAGGTGCAGCAGGAAATGGGGGATACAGGCACCTCACACGCTGAGGAGAACACCTGAGAAGCTGTTACTCTTGGAGACAGGAACGCAATAAGGGGGAAGTCAGTTTAAGCATGTCAGGAGCACACCacattttctccctctccccattcaCCTGCCTCGCTTACCGTTTATCTGCCTTCACATGATGCTGCTTGACATCCTTCAGATAGCGGCTCATGTAATATTCTAAGGTGTTGAGGAAGGTGCTGTCTTTATCTACAAGCTGGGCCGCTCTGGGCTGACTGGTCAGCCAGTCCATCACAGACTCCAGCTGCTCCTGCTGAATCTGCTGCAGAAAGAGGACGCCAGAGAGAGAAGACGACCAACTTATGCTGCTGATCAAAGGTctccagagcccactccccccAGGCTACATCTacgcccccctgctcccttaccatCTGCTCTGTGAAGATCTGCAGGTCAGCAGGCGCTCCCTGTGAAGAGAGAAAAGGGACGCAGTTGCAAAAGCAGGCATGGTGGTGTAGGAGAACCGAAAAGCCTGGACAACGGGCAGCGGGTGCATGTGGGGGACAGTCTTACCTTCTCAGTTAGGTTGTAGATGACCCGAGTCAATGCCTCAGCAATGATCCTGGTGTTACGGGTTAGAGTCTTAGAGTCAACTCGTGACCTACAAGAGAAGGGAGGTGTAAATCTGGCTACGGTAACAGCTTTCTCTCAGGAAACCTCTTTTCACTGCATAGAACTATGGTGAAATTTCATCcataaaggaggaggaagaggttgcCCAATCAAGACACAGTTATAGACCCAACACTCCCTGCTCTTGGTCTTGATTTCTCAGTGTTCCTGATGTGGTGTTAACCACTTGAAAAAGTTAAGACACAGGAACAATCATGTTTGTAAGTGTCTCTAGCCCACATGTCCATTCAACAACTGATCTGCTGGCGCCCTCCCCTCAGAGCCACTGACCTCATGTCCATGATGCTGTTGCGCGGGCCGTCCCGGTGGCTCTCCAGGTGGGAAATGGTGAATGCAGGCAGGCGGCGGATTGCAAAGCGTTCATGCTCCCATGCCAGCATGTCCTCAGCCAGGTTTATCTTCTTGTGCACCATGGAGAATTTCACTTCTGGAAACTGGCTCGCGACCACCTGTGGGAGAAGCCAAGCAGCCCAGGAAAAGGGTGACCCGGAGGTCATGGAACAGATCCCATCACTTTAGAACACATTCCCCATCCTTCCTTCTCAAAACCCAGGCTGGAGTTCTAGTGTTATAGATGGTTACACCTTCCCTCCCCCGGGCCTATTCCAACAAGGGTATGTTTCTGCCAACATCCTTCAGGAAGGGGTGGTTAAGGCAGATGCACCCGGAAAATATGTAGCAACCCTGAAACCTGGCTTACAATATTAAAGCAACATTCTACAGTCCCCAAGCTGCCAAGGCAGCCGTCTGCGGCAGGAGCTGGCTAGTCAGTTGGTACAAGCAAGAAGCTCTAAAAGGAGCCATTGTTTTAAGGAAAGGGGGATTCCCAAATGATAGATAACTCCTTGCACCAAATCAAGGCCACCAGAAATGAGGCTTGGATGATATCAGGGCCTCCTCCCCTCATCACTTTTAGCCACGTTAATTTCACACCCTCTATCCTTTATAGAAGCAGAAGAGCTCCCCATAGCAACTCACCCCCAAATGCCCATCCATGAGTACGTGCACGACCCACCCTCCCCAACATGCCCAATGAAGTTGACGTTTTTCGTTACCATTTCCAGCTCCCTCAGAAAAGCATGCTGCAGGGTCCCCTCCTTAGGAGGTTTTGAGACGTGGAGGTGAAGACTGTTCCCTCTGCCCAGGGTGTCAAGGCACAGAACAAATGCCACATTATCCTGCAGCAAACTGGAATCTGAAACAGACGCATCCAAACCCATGAAACTCCACCCCATGCTTTCGGGGCTAGACACATGTGCAGGACATATGGAGAGGAGATCTCCCAGCATGGTCAGATATGACAGATGCACAGTAAGGAGGCCAGTATGCACCCTATAACTCCTCTTACAACAGCTGCAATACAAATAGCATGGAAGACACTTTACTATACCTTATTATAGTGGGTCAGTATGGATTCAGCTGATATTAAAAGACCATCCAACCAAACAGAACATGTACACAGGCAATAACGGATATCTtccacctgaggatctcaaagtgccttaCCCAAATATTAATCCCCATAATCCTGTAGGGATAGATCAGTAACATTATCTTGATTTTAGAAGGGAAAACGGaagcagagaagttaagtgacccAGCCaacatcacacagcaagtcagtgacagtcAGGAAGAGAATGATCTCCCAATCCCAAGTCATGCTCTAAACACTAGTCTGGGATTCCTTTGTGCATACTCACAGAAGATAACAGTTTCTCTCTGGAATGTACATTTGCTGGAGGAGTTCACTGCAGGTCCATTTTCCTAGTCCTGACGCACATACTTGTCATGTCCCCGACATGTTCCTCAACCAAACAGCCCCAAGAGAATCACATTCTCTCCAGAGAGCACAGAACACATACAGTGATCTAATCTTTGGCCTGCAAATGGCATCACAGCCACTGAAGTTAGTTTACCACCCCACTCCCTATCCTAACTTATCACAGCACAGATAGTGGATGTTTTCATGGCTGAAGTTGCTCCACCCAGCTAAGCTTGCAGTACACTGTTCCCATCCTAGGTGTCTGTCTCACCTGTGTGATCCAAGTTGTCTTCTAACCACCTCTTGGTTCCTTGATAGTTAAATTTACCGCCTCCAGATGCAAAGAACAACAGATTATACCTGCCCACCAAGAAACAGGGAAAATATAATTAGCAGAATTGACTCCTTGGCTGTGACGGCAGCATGCCCAGCCTTGGGAGAAGTAAAGAAGGACAGAGCATAGAATCCAAGTCGAACTCTGCCCAAAGACTAACTTTTGCTCGTTACTATGAGCTGTGTCCCTCAGTAAAATCATGAGCGCTTTTCCTTTATATACCATATGCACCTGACTGCAACATCTACACAGGAATATGACAGAATCCACATACTAACAGAAGGCAAGGAAATGCCTGCTGGAACACACCGTTCTTACTGAATATTTGGCACTTCTGTACTTTACATTTCCAAGGCACTCTACACACATTAACCAAATCCCTTCTCCCAATCGCCTTGTATCTCTAGCCTCACTTTGCTGATGGGGAAACCCAGACACACAAGTTAAGGAACTTGCCACGGGCCATGCAGTAagacagtggcagagcagggatcagAGCACAAGAATTCCTGGCTCTTATCCTACCCTCAGGTCCACTAGATCATGCAGCCTCTGCCTTACACAAAGCATAAACTGATAAGCCACTCcaaggagaagaaaggaaaaagcaTGATAATTCATGAACAGTAGATGTGTAGGAAAAaagatgaaattttagttttatttCATAACAGAGCTTGTGACAACAGCACACAGGCAGTCACCCTGCCAGCCCTGTCACTGTGCTAAGGGACTTTGCACGTATAACACTTCACAGGTGCAGGATTGTTCAGGAGTCCCTCTTACAGCCAAAACCCCTTCCACGTGCCCACTCCCGCCCATGCTCTCCAGTGGAGAGAGCAGCTTCTTACCCAGCATGGGTACGTTTGTAGGTGTAGAGTCGAGAAAAGAGCCTGGCTAGCTCCAGTAGCCCAGAGATGCCACTGCCATTGGAGTCTGCACCATGAGACAGCCACTGCAGGAAGAGAACGGGAGATGTAAAGACAAGCCTACGTGACAGCGCTCGCCCACCCCACAGAGAACAACTTCCGTTGCAACACACTGACTTTACATGCTCCTGTGGAAAGCACCCCGCTAGCAAGAGGGTGGAGAAGAGACAGGGATACAGGTCCCAGGAAGTAACCCATTAACAGAAACAGAGAGCTGCGGGAAAAAAATAATACTTACTGGGGCCACGCCGAAAGAATCATAATGGGCAACTATTACAATGGTGGGCAGATCCTCTCCTCCcagaccagtcagcctccccTAGGGATGGAACACACAGGAGCATTACCTAGCATCCCCTCCTGCATCACTCTGTTGCCTGGAGTACAGGGGCACAACAGACCACTCCCAACCATCACCCAGTCAATTTCTAACAGCCCCAGTGCTGAATcatactcccactgacttccagtaTTGAGCCCTTAACCTGCTTTCTGGCTTCTGAATCCAGAAAGGTAGAAAAGCTGCCTCTACAACATGGCTGAAAAATCTCTGATTTCCTCTGAAGAGGCTAACTTCCAGTCTTTAGCAACGCACCACTCAGTGAATTCCTGGGCTTTCCTATAAACATTACCAGCCCAGATCCCAGTTCTGATCCATCTAGAACTCACCTCCAGGCTGGTTATGAGCCAGTCACTGACAGCTTTGCTCTGAGCCCCACTCGTAACCATCTGGAAGCCGTTGGCAGTCGCCGTGTGCAGCAGAactagaaaaaaagaaatatactgggggaaaaaaatcttatccCTTTAATTCCCTTGATAGCTGATTCACAAAGAGTCTAGCTTTGTCAAATAAGCCCATAACTTCTCTGGCTCACTGTTTAAATTTCCACATCTAGTGACAAAGCATTTTAATTCTGTACAAAAATCTGAATACTTTGAACTTCTACAGAAACTTTCACCCCAGGATCCAAAAGATGTTACAAACTACTAAGCCCAACACTCTTGACAGATAGGTAAATATTAAAGCCATTTACAGtggagtaaactgaggcactaagTGTTTAAGTTACTTGCCCAAAGACAGTGATTAGTGGCCGAGCCAGGAATAGGGCCAAAGAGTTGTGAGACTCAGTAACCCGCTATAACCACTTAGAAAAAACAACTTTCCACCAAATTTTACTGAATTTGGCCCCTAGGCTGTTGCAAATGAGATGAAACAGAAATAAGGATTTCTATGGAACTATATTCCTAAATCATGTCACTCCAAGTAAAATAATAACTTAGCCGTTATATAGCCTGTTCGTCCACAGATCATTATCTCCAAtttgcagatgggaaaagtgAGGCAAGGAAAGATTAAGTGATCTGCCCAAGTGACACATTAGGTGAGCTGGGAACAAAACTCAGGATTCCTGGGGTCTACCGCCCtagccactagatcacactgcccTCCAGAATTTTGTGGAAACCTTTGCCTACCATTCTTAGAGACACCTGACTGAGGAACATTATTATGGCTAGTATTCTTCCTTTTAAACCCCCCTTTTGCTGCAACTCACCTTCAGCAGCTGAAGCCGAACCCTGTGATGTAGAAGCAACCCGTGTTTGTTCATAGATGGAGAGCAGCTCTTCATCCTCTACTGCAAAATAGACCGGCACAATGGTTTCCATGGCCAGCATTTCTGGCTCTATCTCCATGAATTGCTGAGAATTTAGAAGGAGAGGGGCACACTTAGGCTCCATTGAACTTGCAAGAAGGCAGGCATACTAATGGCCAAAGCAGAGGGGCATAAATCAAAGTTTTAAACTTAACCTTGACAGAGTAAAAACCCCATCAAACCACAACTGGGAGTTTCAGTCACTATATTGTACCTGAATCTTTGCTCCCTTTCTCCAATAACATCATCTCTCTGTCTGGAGCGATATTTACCCTGACAACATCCTGCGGCACTGCTGACATGGCCTTGGGCAAGATGATCACCACAGCCCCAGCTGACTGGCGGAGAGCCTTCTGGTACTGCTCATACGAGAAATCCACTAGCCGCATCATCACGCAGCGGCGGCTCAACACGTCCGCCTCTACAGTGCGGGCCTCTGTGTTTAACACTGCATTCCTGGTgcctgcagggaaggagaggacaaGACCATCGGCTAGATCTCGTCAATACCAGCATCCCGTTCCCAGAACACTCTCCATGCTAAACAGCCTTGACTATTTCCACAGTCATCAGCAGAGACAGGTATTTGTAATCACTTAAGttattcctttctcccttcccattCCTTTTGAACACCCTCagttttcccccctttctcctGTGGGATACACTAATCATCTGCCCCATGGTTCCTAAGCCCACGATGGGCACGTTAGAGACAGTCACTGTGCACTCATCTATATCGGTTACA containing:
- the NCLN gene encoding BOS complex subunit NCLN isoform X1, coding for MLEEAGEVLESVLKASCLPLSFLLFVPAVLLLLGPPPAAEAAHEFTVYRMQQYELGGQPYGTRNAVLNTEARTVEADVLSRRCVMMRLVDFSYEQYQKALRQSAGAVVIILPKAMSAVPQDVVRQFMEIEPEMLAMETIVPVYFAVEDEELLSIYEQTRVASTSQGSASAAEVLLHTATANGFQMVTSGAQSKAVSDWLITSLEGRLTGLGGEDLPTIVIVAHYDSFGVAPWLSHGADSNGSGISGLLELARLFSRLYTYKRTHAGYNLLFFASGGGKFNYQGTKRWLEDNLDHTDSSLLQDNVAFVLCLDTLGRGNSLHLHVSKPPKEGTLQHAFLRELEMVVASQFPEVKFSMVHKKINLAEDMLAWEHERFAIRRLPAFTISHLESHRDGPRNSIMDMRSRVDSKTLTRNTRIIAEALTRVIYNLTEKGAPADLQIFTEQMQIQQEQLESVMDWLTSQPRAAQLVDKDSTFLNTLEYYMSRYLKDVKQHHVKADKRDPEFVFYDQLKQVMNAYRVKPAIFDLLLALCIAVYLGVAYVAVQHFGLLYKTVQRLSLKSKQQ
- the NCLN gene encoding BOS complex subunit NCLN isoform X2, with the protein product MLEEAGEVLESVLKASCLPLSFLLFVPAVLLLLGPPPAAEAAHEFTVYRMQQYELGGQPYGTRNAVLNTEARTVEADVLSRRCVMMRLVDFSYEQYQKALRQSAGAVVIILPKAMSAVPQDVVRQFMEIEPEMLAMETIVPVYFAVEDEELLSIYEQTRVASTSQGSASAAEVLLHTATANGFQMVTSGAQSKAVSDWLITSLEGRLTGLGGEDLPTIVIVAHYDSFGVAPWLSHGADSNGSGISGLLELARLFSRLYTYKRTHAGYNLLFFASGGGKFNYQGTKRWLEDNLDHTDSSLLQDNVAFVLCLDTLGRGNSLHLHVSKPPKEGTLQHAFLRELEMVVASQFPEVKFSMVHKKINLAEDMLAWEHERFAIRRLPAFTISHLESHRDGPRNSIMDMRSRVDSKTLTRNTRIIAEALTRVIYNLTEKGAPADLQIFTEQMIQQEQLESVMDWLTSQPRAAQLVDKDSTFLNTLEYYMSRYLKDVKQHHVKADKRDPEFVFYDQLKQVMNAYRVKPAIFDLLLALCIAVYLGVAYVAVQHFGLLYKTVQRLSLKSKQQ